In Canis lupus dingo isolate Sandy chromosome 12, ASM325472v2, whole genome shotgun sequence, the following proteins share a genomic window:
- the LOC112658524 gene encoding 60S ribosomal protein L3, whose translation MSHRKFSAPRHGSLGFLPRKRSSRHRGKVKSFPKDDSSKPVHLTAFLGYKAGMTHIVREVDRPGSKVNKKEVVEAVTIVETPPMVVVGIVGYVETPRGLRTFKTIFAEHISDECKRRFYKNWHKSKKKAFTKYCKKWQDDDGKKQLEKDFNSMKKYCQVIRVIAHTQMRLLPLRQKKAHLMEIQVNGGTVAEKLDWARERLEQQVPVNQVFGQDEMIDVIGVTKGKGYKGVTSRWHTKKLPRKTHRGLRKVACIGAWHPARVAFSVARAGQKGYHHRTEINKKIYKIGQGYLIKDGKLIKNNASTDYDLSDKSINPLGGFVHYGEVTNDFVMLKGCVVGTKKRVLTLRKSLLVQTKRRALEKIDLKFIDTTSKFGHGRFQTVEEKKAFMGPLKKDRIAKEEGA comes from the coding sequence ATGTCCCACAGGAAGTTCTCCGCTCCCAGGCACGGGTCCCTGGGCTTCTTGCCTCGGAAACGCAGCAGCCGCCACCGTGGGAAGGTGAAGAGCTTCCCCAAGGATGACTCTTCCAAGCCTGTCCACCTCACAGCCTTCCTGGGCTACAAGGCCGGCATGACTCACATCGTGCGGGAGGTGGACCGGCCAGGATCCAAGGTGAACAAGAAGGAAGTGGTGGAGGCTGTGACCATTGTGGAGACCCCACCCATGGTGGTTGTGGGCATCGTGGGCTATGTGGAAACCCCTCGAGGCCTCCGTACCTTTAAGACCATCTTTGCTGAGCACATCAGTGACGAATGCAAAAGGCGCTTCTATAAGAACTGGCATAAGTCTAAGAAGAAGGCCTTCACCAAATATTGCAAGAAGTGGCAGGATGACGATGGCAAGAAGCAGCTAGAGAAGGACTTCAACAGCATGAAGAAGTATTGCCAGGTGATCCGTGTCATCGCCCACACCCAGATGCGCCTGCTTCCTCTGCGCCAGAAGAAGGCCCACCTCATGGAGATCCAGGTGAACGGAGGCACAGTGGCTGAGAAGCTCGACTGGGCCCGTGAGAGGCTGGAGCAGCAGGTGCCTGTGAACCAGGTGTTTGGGCAAGATGAGATGATTGATGTCATCGGTGTCACCAAGGGCAAAGGCTACAAAGGGGTCACCAGCCGCTGGCACACCAAGAAGCTACCCCGCAAAACCCACCGGGGCCTGCGCAAGGTTGCCTGTATTGGAGCCTGGCATCCTGCCCGAGTGGCCTTCTCTGTGGCTCGGGCTGGGCAGAAAGGCTACCATCACCGCACTGAGATCAACAAGAAGATATACAAGATTGGCCAGGGCTATCTCATCAAGGATGGCAAGCTGATCAAGAACAACGCTTCCACTGATTATGATCTGTCTGACAAGAGCATCAACCCCCTGGGTGGCTTTGTCCACTACGGTGAAGTGACCAATGACTTTGTGATGCTGAAAGGCTGTGTGGTGGGCACCAAGAAGCGAGTGCTGACTCTGCGCAAGTCCTTGCTGGTGCAGACCAAACGGCGTGCCCTAGAGAAGATTGACCTGAAATTCATTGACACCACCTCCAAGTTTGGCCATGGCCGATTCCAGACTGTGGAGGAGAAGAAAGCATTCATGGGACCACTTAAGAAAGATCGAattgcaaaggaagaaggagcttAA